Proteins from one Pseudomonas sp. KBS0710 genomic window:
- a CDS encoding adenine phosphoribosyltransferase, translated as MTFDSFDIKSLIRPVIDFPKPGVIFRDITPLFQSPRALRLVADSFAQRYVEADFTHIGAMDARGFLIGSIIAYQLNKPLILFRKQGKLPADVLAEGYQTEYGEAFLEVHADSLCDGDSVLMFDDLIATGGTLIAAANLVRRMGAKIFEAAAIIDLPELGGSQRLQDMGIPTFCLTQFGLTER; from the coding sequence ATGACCTTCGATTCGTTCGACATCAAATCCCTGATCCGCCCCGTCATCGACTTCCCCAAGCCTGGGGTGATCTTTCGTGACATCACCCCGTTGTTCCAATCGCCCCGCGCCCTGCGCCTGGTGGCCGACAGTTTTGCCCAGCGTTATGTCGAGGCCGACTTTACCCACATCGGCGCGATGGATGCCCGTGGCTTCCTGATCGGTTCGATCATCGCCTACCAGTTGAACAAACCGCTGATCCTGTTCCGCAAACAGGGCAAGCTGCCGGCTGACGTGCTGGCTGAGGGCTACCAGACCGAATACGGCGAAGCCTTTCTTGAAGTGCACGCCGACAGCCTGTGTGATGGCGACTCGGTGCTGATGTTCGATGACCTGATCGCCACCGGCGGCACCTTGATTGCGGCGGCAAACCTGGTACGGCGCATGGGCGCGAAGATCTTCGAAGCGGCGGCAATTATTGACCTGCCGGAGCTGGGTGGTTCGCAGCGCCTGCAGGATATGGGCATTCCGACGTTTTGCCTGACGCAGTTCGGGTTGACCGAGAGATAA
- the fnr gene encoding fumarate/nitrate reduction transcriptional regulator Fnr — MSEPVKLRAHSQAHCKDCSLAPLCLPLSLNLEDMEALDEIVKRGRPLKKGEFLFRQGDKFDSVYAVRSGALKTFSLSDGGEEQITGFHLPSELVGLSGMDTEIHPVSAQALETTSVCEIPFERLDELALQLPQLRRQLMRVMSREIRDDQQMMLLLSKKTADERIATFLVNLSARFRARGFSANQFRLSMSRNEIGNYLGLAVETVSRVFTRFQQNELIAAEGKEVHILDPIQLCALAGGSLEV; from the coding sequence ATGTCCGAGCCAGTTAAACTGCGCGCTCACAGCCAGGCTCACTGCAAGGATTGCAGCCTGGCCCCCCTCTGCCTGCCACTTTCGTTGAATTTGGAAGACATGGAAGCGCTGGACGAAATCGTTAAACGTGGCCGCCCGCTGAAAAAAGGCGAGTTTCTGTTTCGCCAGGGCGATAAGTTCGATTCCGTTTATGCAGTACGTTCAGGCGCGTTGAAGACCTTCAGTCTCAGCGACGGCGGCGAAGAGCAGATCACCGGCTTCCACCTGCCCAGCGAGCTGGTCGGGTTGTCTGGCATGGACACCGAGATTCACCCGGTGTCGGCCCAGGCCCTGGAGACGACCTCGGTGTGCGAAATCCCCTTCGAGCGCCTGGATGAATTGGCCCTGCAACTGCCGCAACTGCGCCGCCAGTTGATGCGGGTGATGAGCCGCGAGATCCGTGACGATCAACAGATGATGTTGCTGCTGTCGAAGAAAACCGCCGACGAGCGCATCGCCACCTTTTTGGTCAACTTGTCGGCGCGTTTCCGTGCCCGTGGGTTCTCGGCCAACCAGTTCCGCCTGAGCATGTCGCGCAACGAAATCGGCAATTACCTGGGCCTGGCGGTGGAAACCGTGTCCCGTGTGTTTACCCGTTTCCAGCAAAACGAGCTGATCGCCGCCGAAGGCAAGGAAGTGCATATCCTCGACCCGATCCAGCTGTGCGCGCTGGCCGGAGGCTCGTTGGAGGTCTGA